Below is a genomic region from Tepidiforma bonchosmolovskayae.
CCTCCTCGACGCCTACGACCGCGAACTCGAGTACTTCGAGAGCACCGCCGCCCTCCTCATTCCCCTCATGCGCGACCTCCTCGCCGCGATCGATGCCGCCTTCGCCAGCCCGTCCGACCCGCAGGTCCTCGAAGGCGCCCGCAACGCCCGCGCCCGCTACGTCGAAGCCCTCCAGGGCCTGCAACCCCTGCTCGACGACTGGCTGAAGGTGCGCGGCTCCAACTGGCGCGCCTGGGAGGCCGAGCCCGCCATGTCCGACCTCCAGTACGCCCGCCTGGAGCGCCTCTCCGCCCGCGAAACCGCCCTCGCCCTCGGCCGCGACGAGTTCGACCGCCTCCAGGATGCCGTCCGCAGCCGCCTCCTCCTCTTCGAAGAAGCGACCCGCGGCCGCTGACTACAGCTCCCCCAGCTCGATGACCGGCGGCAGCGGATGCGGCCCGTGCGGTTCGAACACCCGCGGCTCCGCCAGCACGCTGTTCAGCAGCATCGGCGGCAGCTCCGCAAGGATATACTCGAACGTCAGCGGCCCGCCCGGGCGCCGCCAGCTGAAGTTGTTGTTCGTCGCGAACATCAGCGTGTAGGCCACCAGCCGCGCGTCACGCGGAATGAACACCCCCTCGTTGATGCCCCACGTCACCACGTCCATCAGCGCGTGCTCGTAGTCCCGGTCCGCCTCCCGCACCCGTTCCCGCCCCTCCGGCGAAAGGTTCCGCGAGCGCCCCCCGACATAGCTCGCCCGCACGATCGTGTGGTGCTCGCCCATGATCAGCAGGTCCCGCAGCGCGTTGAACAGCGCCGCCTCCGGCCCCGGCGCACGCTCGATGATCGCCCGCAGCCGCCGCTCGGCCGTGCGCACCGCCTCCACCGCCACCTCCACCCAGAGGTCTTCCTTGCTCCGGAACTGGTAGTAGATCACTGCCCGGCTCGTGCCCAGCTTCGCCGCCACATCCTCGAGCGTCGCATCCGGCAGCCCCTTCTCCAGCACCACCTCCGCCATCGCCCGCATGATCTCCCGCCGGCGGGCCTCCGCTCGCGCCGGGTCTTGCACCCGGTATCCTCGCAATCCAAACTCGTCGCCCATCGCGTCCCCGGCGTCACCCGCATTGTTGCACGGCGGCCATTGACAACTCTACCACCCCCGCGATAGATTGCACGCCTTCGGATAAACACACGCGTCTAATCTTTGCTGTCGGGTTGGGCGCGTGGTCCGAAGCGGGCCCGGGTGCGGTGTGCAGGCTTTGTAGGGGCGCCTGCACACCCCCCGGAACACCCCGAACCACCCCCGGCGGGCGAGCGGACCGCAATCCCGCTCACCCCCAAACACGTACCGTTGGCAAATAGGCGATATTGACGGCGCCTATGAAGGGCAGTACAAGGCACGCATCTATGCCGGCCGACGCAGCCGGCGCCACGCACCCGGGGGGAAGGGACACCATGCACCGCGACAACTACTGGACCAGGAAACTCCGCCGCCGCAGCTTCCTCGGCGGCACCGCCGCCGCTGGCCTCGGCGCCAGCGCATGGATCCTCGCCGGCTGCGGGGACGATGACGATTCCGGCGCCGGCAAACCGACGCCGACACCCGCCGGCGTCCGCCCCGGCACCCCGACCCAGCCCACGCCCACGACCCCGGGCGAGGTCGTCAAGAAGGGCGGCACCTACAGGCTCCGCCAGGGCGCCATCTTCGCCACCATCAACCCCTACGGCGGCCTCGATAGCGGCCTCCTCTGGGGCTTCACCATCTTCGACCACCTCTGGTACACCCCGCTCGATACCGGCATCCGCGAAAACTTCCTCGCCACCAGCATCGAGCAGCCGGATCCGCTCCACTTCACGGTCAAAATCGGCGAGGCCTACTTCCACAACAAACCCCCTGTCAACGGCCGCCGCGTCAAAGCCCAGGACGTCGCCGCCTCCTACATGGCCGCCCGCCAGCAAACCCGCATCTCCAACTCCTCCTGGTGGACCCAGGTCCTCGATAACGTCGTCGCCGTCGACGACTCCACCATCAACTTCACCCTGAAGCAGGTCGACGCCTGGACCTTCTCCTCCACCAACGGCGGCAGCCCCATCGGCTCCTCCATCCTCCCCGAGGAGATCGCCAAGGACCCCTCCTTCATGGATAAGGACCTCATCGGCAGCGGCCGATTCGAGTTTGTCAGCCACGAGAACGGCGCCAACTTCAAGCTCAAGCGCTTCGAAAAGTGGCGCGTCCCCGGTGAGCCCTACCTCGCAGCCCAGGAGTACCGCCTCATCCAGGAGCAGGCTGCCGCCCTCGCCGCCTTCTCCGCCGAAGAAATCCACACCGTTGCCCTTAACAACAAGCTTGAGCGCGAAGACCTCGTGAAAAAGCACGGCGACAAAATCGTCATCGACGCCGAGGACTCCCGCTCCGTCTGGACCGTCCTCCCCCGCGGCGATGGCCAGTGGGCCGACCCCCGCGTCATCCAGGCCATCTCCATGGCCATCGACCGCAAGGAGCTCATCAACCTCATGAACTTCGGCGAGGGCAAGATCAGCGGCCCCGTGCCCCCGGCCTTCGGCGAAGCACTCCCCGAGGCCGACCTCATGGCCACCTGGGGCAAGCACGACCCCGCCGAGGCGAAGAAGCTCCTCGCCGCAACCGCTTTCAATACCGCCAAAGAGTACGAGCTCAAGTACATCACCCCCGGCGACCGCAACCAGCAGTTCGCCCAGATCATCCGCTCCCAGCTCGAAAAGAACCTCGGCCTCAAAATCAAGCTCGTCGGCGAAGACCTCGGCCGCTGGCTCCAGCAGTCCCTCTACGGCTCCCAGTACGACGGCTTCATGGTGTACGCCAGCCTCGCCTACGACGACCCCAGCTCCTACATCGGCGGCTACGCGAAGCAGATCGGCGGCCGCCCCAACTGGGCCGGCTACAGCAACGACGAGATGGACGAGCTCGTCAAGAAACAGAAGACCATCCTCGACGACGCCCAGCGCAAGGCCGCCGTCCAGGACATCCAGCGCAAGGCCTGGGAACGGGGCGCACCCTTCATCCCAACCTTCATCGCCATCTCGAACAGCGCCACCTGGAGCTAC
It encodes:
- a CDS encoding TetR/AcrR family transcriptional regulator encodes the protein MQDPARAEARRREIMRAMAEVVLEKGLPDATLEDVAAKLGTSRAVIYYQFRSKEDLWVEVAVEAVRTAERRLRAIIERAPGPEAALFNALRDLLIMGEHHTIVRASYVGGRSRNLSPEGRERVREADRDYEHALMDVVTWGINEGVFIPRDARLVAYTLMFATNNNFSWRRPGGPLTFEYILAELPPMLLNSVLAEPRVFEPHGPHPLPPVIELGEL
- a CDS encoding ABC transporter substrate-binding protein encodes the protein MHRDNYWTRKLRRRSFLGGTAAAGLGASAWILAGCGDDDDSGAGKPTPTPAGVRPGTPTQPTPTTPGEVVKKGGTYRLRQGAIFATINPYGGLDSGLLWGFTIFDHLWYTPLDTGIRENFLATSIEQPDPLHFTVKIGEAYFHNKPPVNGRRVKAQDVAASYMAARQQTRISNSSWWTQVLDNVVAVDDSTINFTLKQVDAWTFSSTNGGSPIGSSILPEEIAKDPSFMDKDLIGSGRFEFVSHENGANFKLKRFEKWRVPGEPYLAAQEYRLIQEQAAALAAFSAEEIHTVALNNKLEREDLVKKHGDKIVIDAEDSRSVWTVLPRGDGQWADPRVIQAISMAIDRKELINLMNFGEGKISGPVPPAFGEALPEADLMATWGKHDPAEAKKLLAATAFNTAKEYELKYITPGDRNQQFAQIIRSQLEKNLGLKIKLVGEDLGRWLQQSLYGSQYDGFMVYASLAYDDPSSYIGGYAKQIGGRPNWAGYSNDEMDELVKKQKTILDDAQRKAAVQDIQRKAWERGAPFIPTFIAISNSATWSYVKGRVVGRGSYGLFNGKIWIDK